In Psychrobacter immobilis, a single genomic region encodes these proteins:
- a CDS encoding trimeric intracellular cation channel family protein — protein sequence MLAIALNPSALITTFDPRSLIYLFDMIGIIACSISGTILAKHKNFDVFGCLLVSIVTAIGGGTVRDVILDRHPLFWMVDMSYLTVITLSSLVMQIFFHPNSKRVNKFLKLSDTIGLSVFTLIGIKVADSMGANVPVALLLGVITIIVGGIIRDMICNEIPLVLQQEIYISAALAGGILYFALHNLGVTAWIADIATMGTIFTLRMLAIRYDWQFPTIEWKY from the coding sequence ATGCTGGCTATCGCATTGAACCCTTCAGCACTAATCACTACGTTTGACCCACGCTCTCTCATTTATCTTTTTGATATGATTGGTATTATCGCTTGTAGTATTTCAGGCACGATACTGGCAAAACATAAAAATTTCGATGTTTTTGGTTGTTTACTGGTGTCTATTGTCACCGCTATCGGTGGCGGCACTGTGCGTGATGTCATTTTAGATCGCCACCCCCTATTTTGGATGGTGGATATGAGCTACCTGACTGTTATCACCCTCTCTTCATTAGTGATGCAAATATTCTTTCATCCCAACTCTAAACGCGTTAATAAGTTCCTCAAACTCTCAGATACTATTGGACTGTCAGTTTTTACCTTAATCGGTATCAAGGTTGCCGATAGTATGGGTGCAAATGTGCCCGTGGCATTATTACTTGGGGTGATTACCATCATTGTCGGCGGTATCATCCGCGATATGATCTGCAATGAGATTCCGCTGGTGTTGCAGCAAGAGATTTATATTTCGGCAGCCTTGGCTGGCGGCATCCTCTATTTCGCACTACACAATCTGGGTGTGACAGCTTGGATTGCTGACATCGCTACTATGGGTACGATTTTTACCTTACGCATGCTCGCTATTCGTTATGACTGGCAGTTTCCAACCATCGAATGGAAATACTAA
- the recJ gene encoding single-stranded-DNA-specific exonuclease RecJ has translation MLNLTPRYTSTRIDELPAALQPLAAQSLTLARLYAGRGITQPDELETQLSALLPAEMLHGVTEAVRLLDVAIDDGQRILIVGDFDCDGATSTALMMRALTKMGAVVDFLVPDRFKYGYGLTPEIVELGIEKYHPEVIVTVDNGISSHEGVARAQADGITVIITDHHLTTKETPPAEAVVNPNQLDCHFSSKALVGVGVAFYVLGRLAKLRREAGKSTVQVSQYLDLVALGTIADVGVLDKNNRILVHHGLAAIRQGRCSLGILALLEQAGRDPKQLQAQDFGFVLGPRINAAGRMDNMRIGIECLLTDDWSTAQRLAQELEQLNRARRQVEGEMRAQADNIVQTLAAADTDMDDEATADNRESGDVIVQNRSEKKTNNNHKRSIVLYQDDWHQGVIGIVAGRLKESHYLPSIVFAPADTERTAEDDPIKGSARSIAGVHIRDAIEQVAERHPDLISHFGGHAMAAGLTIKRRNFDGFVMAFNDVMAQMDEEIFAEQKFTDGALQASDFSLWFAEHLADANIWGHGFAPPIFDGVFEVLSFKILKDKHLKLSLRYPDVQYPIEAIYFNFDSEIWDYRAEKAHVLFQLDINEWNGKQSLQLMVRDLAVIQE, from the coding sequence ATGCTAAATTTAACCCCCCGTTATACCAGCACTCGCATCGACGAGTTGCCCGCCGCGCTGCAACCACTTGCCGCCCAATCATTGACGCTTGCCCGCCTGTATGCAGGTCGCGGCATTACTCAGCCTGATGAGCTAGAGACGCAACTCTCTGCGCTATTGCCAGCCGAAATGCTACATGGTGTCACCGAAGCAGTGCGTCTGTTAGACGTCGCCATCGATGACGGTCAGCGTATCCTTATCGTGGGCGATTTTGACTGTGATGGTGCGACCAGTACCGCATTAATGATGCGTGCGCTTACAAAAATGGGGGCAGTCGTTGACTTTTTAGTGCCCGACCGTTTTAAGTACGGCTATGGTTTGACACCAGAAATTGTCGAATTGGGTATTGAGAAGTATCATCCTGAGGTGATAGTGACCGTCGATAATGGTATCTCAAGCCATGAAGGCGTGGCTCGTGCGCAAGCCGATGGTATCACCGTGATTATTACTGATCATCATTTGACGACTAAAGAAACACCGCCTGCGGAGGCTGTGGTTAATCCCAATCAGCTCGATTGTCACTTCAGCAGTAAAGCGCTCGTAGGAGTGGGTGTGGCATTTTATGTGCTTGGACGCTTGGCTAAGCTGCGCCGCGAAGCTGGTAAATCTACCGTGCAAGTGAGTCAATATTTGGATTTGGTGGCATTAGGAACGATTGCCGACGTTGGGGTGCTTGATAAAAACAATCGCATTTTAGTGCATCATGGACTGGCGGCTATCCGCCAAGGGCGCTGCTCGCTCGGTATCTTGGCACTCCTTGAACAAGCAGGGCGAGATCCTAAACAGTTGCAGGCACAAGATTTTGGGTTTGTCTTAGGACCTCGTATCAATGCCGCTGGTCGTATGGACAATATGCGCATCGGTATTGAGTGTTTGTTGACGGATGACTGGAGTACGGCGCAGCGTTTGGCGCAAGAGCTTGAGCAGTTAAACCGGGCGCGTCGACAGGTAGAAGGTGAGATGCGCGCGCAAGCGGATAACATCGTACAGACATTAGCCGCTGCGGATACAGACATGGACGATGAGGCTACGGCGGATAACCGTGAAAGCGGCGATGTTATTGTTCAAAATAGATCTGAGAAAAAGACGAATAATAATCATAAACGCAGTATCGTTTTATACCAAGATGATTGGCATCAAGGTGTCATCGGCATCGTCGCTGGACGGTTAAAAGAAAGTCATTATTTGCCAAGTATCGTTTTTGCGCCTGCGGATACAGAGCGTACCGCTGAAGATGACCCTATCAAAGGCTCGGCGCGTTCTATCGCTGGCGTGCACATTCGTGATGCGATTGAGCAGGTTGCCGAGCGCCATCCTGATTTAATCAGTCATTTTGGTGGTCATGCGATGGCAGCAGGCTTAACGATCAAACGCCGTAACTTTGATGGGTTTGTTATGGCTTTTAATGACGTCATGGCACAGATGGATGAAGAGATATTTGCAGAGCAAAAATTCACTGATGGCGCGTTGCAGGCGAGTGACTTTAGCTTGTGGTTTGCTGAACACCTAGCTGATGCCAATATTTGGGGTCATGGCTTTGCACCGCCAATATTTGATGGGGTCTTTGAAGTGTTAAGCTTTAAGATATTAAAAGATAAGCACCTTAAGCTTTCGCTGCGTTACCCTGATGTACAATATCCGATTGAAGCAATTTATTTTAACTTTGATAGCGAGATATGGGATTATCGTGCAGAAAAAGCGCATGTATTATTTCAGCTAGACATCAACGAGTGGAACGGCAAACAAAGTCTACAGTTGATGGTAAGGGATTTAGCAGTCATACAGGAATGA
- a CDS encoding pyridoxal phosphate-dependent aminotransferase, which translates to MLTNPLIELNSNENSLGMANSAKKAVIDALDIGFRYPDDQRAALITKVAKINDVTESQTSLGSGSSENIRTVVQMLQNKALREGRNFQVIVPHPTFAYAELYATSINVPVVKVALMPESYSFDLQNMQKVADDFDGISLFYLCNPNNPTATITDTDELKAWVGTAPDHHYFLLDEAYSEYVTDPSFESGIAWIRAQRSDNIVVVRTFSKLCALAGMRVGYAVASPQMITELEAFISVDNTNLSGAVAAIATLDDEAFLALSLHTANQSRQLVEQTLDELGLRYLPSQASFIFHEIKGDVQTYIDRMCDHGIAVGREFAPITGFNRLTLGRPDEMAVFVEVLKSFREKGWV; encoded by the coding sequence GTGCTTACCAATCCATTAATAGAATTAAACTCTAACGAAAACTCATTGGGCATGGCAAACTCTGCCAAAAAAGCGGTTATCGATGCTTTAGATATCGGCTTTCGTTATCCAGATGACCAGCGTGCAGCTTTAATCACTAAAGTTGCGAAAATTAATGACGTGACTGAAAGTCAAACATCTCTAGGCAGCGGCTCCAGTGAGAATATCCGCACCGTCGTACAAATGCTGCAAAACAAAGCGTTAAGAGAAGGCAGAAACTTCCAAGTAATTGTGCCGCACCCAACCTTTGCTTATGCGGAACTATATGCAACCTCTATCAATGTGCCCGTGGTAAAAGTAGCACTGATGCCTGAAAGCTATTCTTTTGATTTACAAAATATGCAAAAAGTGGCTGATGATTTTGATGGTATAAGCTTGTTTTATCTCTGCAATCCCAACAATCCTACAGCGACGATTACTGACACAGATGAGTTAAAAGCGTGGGTAGGAACGGCACCAGACCATCATTATTTCTTGCTAGATGAAGCCTACTCAGAATATGTCACTGACCCAAGTTTTGAGAGTGGGATTGCGTGGATAAGAGCGCAGCGCTCAGACAATATTGTCGTGGTTCGGACTTTCTCCAAACTGTGTGCGCTAGCGGGTATGCGTGTCGGCTATGCCGTTGCCAGTCCGCAAATGATCACTGAGCTAGAGGCGTTTATCTCAGTGGATAACACCAATCTGTCTGGTGCTGTCGCTGCGATAGCAACCTTGGATGATGAGGCGTTTTTGGCGTTGAGTTTGCATACTGCCAATCAATCGCGTCAGCTGGTTGAGCAGACATTGGATGAGCTTGGACTACGCTACTTACCATCACAAGCCAGCTTTATATTCCACGAGATCAAAGGCGATGTACAAACCTATATCGATAGGATGTGTGACCATGGCATCGCTGTTGGTCGCGAGTTTGCGCCTATCACTGGCTTTAATCGCTTGACGCTTGGCAGACCTGATGAGATGGCAGTGTTTGTTGAGGTGTTGAAATCGTTTCGTGAGAAAGGCTGGGTGTGA